The Ensifer adhaerens genome contains a region encoding:
- a CDS encoding bifunctional salicylyl-CoA 5-hydroxylase/oxidoreductase → MRIVCIGGGPAGLYFALLMKRQHPEHHVTVVERNRAFDTFGWGVVFSDQTMQSMRQWDPETAEAIEISFNHWDDIELVFKGRKIRTTGHGFVGIGRKKMLNILQERCIELGVELVFEQDVDSDEQFADADLIIASDGVNSRIRNKYADVFRPDMVIRPNRYVWLGTNKQFDAFTFDFQRTEHGWFQAHIYRFDENTSTFIVETTDDVFRAHGLDQMDQEQSIAFCEKLFAGTLDGHRLMTNARHLRGSAWLNFGRLICEKWSHFNGRSHVVLMGDSAHTAHFAIGSGTKLAIDDAIELTRQFDILGHDRANIPAVLAAYEEVRRVDVARIQNAARNAMEWFEVVGTRYADTLEPEQFMYSMLTRSQRISHENLRLRDKDWLEGFERWFAERAGVAPAANGAVPPPMFTPFKLRGLTLKNRIVVSPMAMYSATDGVPNDFHLVHLGARAMGGAALVFPEMTCVSADARITPGCLGLWNDEQTQAFKRIVDFVHQQTPAKIGIQLGHAGRKGATKLAWEGIDQPLSEGGWPLISASALPYLKHSDTPREMTRADMDRVLADFVQATERARDLGFDILELHVAHGYLLSSFLSPLTNLRTDEYGGDHADRARFPLEVFHAVRKVWPEDRPMSVRLSTHDWHEGGNTPEDAAIFARLFKEAGADMIDCSSGQVVKEERPVYGRLFQTPFSDKIRNEIQVPTIAVGAISEADHANSIIAAGRADLCAIARPHLADPSFVMHEAAKIGYDEQPWPKQYHSARAQYVNNLARAATTAGKP, encoded by the coding sequence ATGCGGATCGTCTGTATCGGTGGCGGGCCAGCCGGGCTCTATTTCGCGCTGCTGATGAAGCGCCAGCACCCGGAACATCACGTAACCGTGGTCGAGCGGAACCGCGCCTTCGACACCTTCGGCTGGGGCGTCGTGTTCTCGGATCAGACCATGCAGTCGATGCGGCAATGGGACCCGGAAACCGCCGAGGCGATCGAGATCTCGTTCAATCACTGGGACGATATCGAACTGGTCTTCAAGGGTCGCAAGATCAGGACGACCGGCCACGGCTTCGTCGGCATCGGCCGCAAGAAGATGCTCAACATCCTCCAGGAGCGCTGCATCGAACTCGGCGTCGAACTGGTGTTCGAGCAGGATGTCGACAGCGACGAGCAATTCGCCGATGCGGATCTGATCATCGCCTCCGATGGCGTCAACTCCAGGATCCGCAACAAGTACGCCGACGTCTTCCGGCCCGACATGGTCATCAGGCCGAACCGCTATGTCTGGCTCGGTACGAACAAACAATTCGACGCCTTCACCTTCGACTTCCAGCGCACCGAGCACGGCTGGTTCCAGGCTCACATCTACCGCTTCGACGAAAACACCTCGACCTTCATCGTCGAGACCACCGATGACGTCTTCCGGGCTCACGGCCTCGACCAGATGGACCAGGAGCAGTCGATCGCCTTCTGCGAGAAGCTTTTCGCCGGGACGCTCGACGGCCACAGACTGATGACCAACGCACGGCACCTGCGTGGCTCCGCCTGGCTGAATTTCGGCCGGCTGATCTGCGAGAAGTGGAGCCACTTCAACGGCCGCAGCCACGTCGTATTGATGGGCGACAGTGCCCATACAGCCCATTTCGCGATCGGCTCGGGCACCAAGCTCGCGATCGACGATGCCATCGAGCTTACCCGCCAGTTCGATATTCTCGGCCACGACAGGGCAAACATCCCCGCCGTACTCGCGGCCTATGAAGAGGTGCGTCGCGTCGACGTTGCTCGCATCCAGAACGCGGCGCGCAACGCCATGGAATGGTTCGAAGTGGTCGGCACGCGCTATGCCGATACGTTGGAGCCCGAGCAGTTCATGTATTCGATGCTGACCCGCTCGCAGCGCATCAGTCATGAGAACCTCCGCCTGCGCGACAAGGACTGGCTCGAAGGCTTCGAGCGCTGGTTCGCCGAGCGCGCCGGTGTGGCGCCTGCGGCGAACGGTGCGGTCCCGCCGCCGATGTTCACGCCGTTCAAGCTGCGCGGCCTGACGCTGAAGAACCGCATCGTGGTTTCGCCGATGGCGATGTATTCGGCGACCGATGGCGTGCCGAATGATTTCCACCTTGTGCATCTCGGCGCGCGCGCCATGGGCGGGGCCGCTCTCGTCTTCCCGGAGATGACGTGCGTATCGGCCGACGCCCGCATCACGCCCGGCTGCCTCGGGCTCTGGAACGACGAGCAGACACAGGCTTTCAAGCGTATTGTCGACTTCGTGCACCAGCAGACACCCGCCAAGATCGGCATCCAGCTCGGCCACGCCGGCCGCAAGGGCGCGACCAAGCTCGCCTGGGAAGGAATCGACCAGCCCTTGAGCGAAGGCGGCTGGCCGCTGATTTCGGCGTCCGCCCTGCCCTATCTCAAGCATTCGGACACGCCGCGCGAAATGACCCGTGCCGACATGGACCGCGTCCTTGCCGACTTCGTTCAGGCCACCGAACGCGCTCGTGATCTCGGCTTCGACATTCTGGAACTGCACGTCGCGCACGGCTACCTGCTGTCGAGCTTCCTGTCGCCGCTCACCAATCTTCGCACGGACGAATATGGCGGCGACCATGCCGATCGCGCCCGCTTCCCGCTCGAGGTGTTCCATGCAGTCCGCAAGGTCTGGCCCGAGGACAGGCCGATGTCGGTGCGACTTTCGACCCATGACTGGCACGAGGGCGGCAACACGCCAGAGGACGCTGCGATCTTCGCACGGCTGTTCAAGGAAGCCGGCGCCGACATGATCGACTGCTCCTCCGGCCAGGTGGTGAAGGAGGAAAGGCCCGTCTACGGCCGGCTGTTCCAGACGCCGTTTTCCGACAAGATCCGCAACGAGATCCAGGTGCCGACCATCGCAGTCGGGGCGATCTCCGAAGCCGATCACGCCAACTCCATCATCGCCGCCGGTCGTGCCGACCTTTGCGCGATTGCCCGCCCGCATCTGGCCGACCCCTCCTTCGTCATGCATGAGGCGGCAAAGATCGGCTATGACGAACAGCCCTGGCCGAAGCAGTACCACTCCGCCCGCGCGCAATATGTGAACAATCTGGCGCGCGCCGCAACGACGGCAGGCAAGCCATGA
- a CDS encoding SDR family NAD(P)-dependent oxidoreductase: protein MSRRHALVTGAGSGIGKAIALALAADGHVVSLAGRRAAPLEAVRGEIVASGGEAHVCAGFDVTDPEAVDQGIAAAIAKSGDIAVLVNCAGEAPSAPFEKTDFALWQRVLSINLTGVYLVTQAALASVRRAGNGRIVNVASTAGLTGYAYVSAYCASKHGVVGLTRALALELARTDVTVNAVCPGFTDTPLIDGALDTISEKTGRSREEARASLARSNPQGRLVTPEEVAHTVSWLVSERATAITGQAVAVAGGEVLGG from the coding sequence ATGAGCAGAAGACACGCCCTCGTCACAGGTGCCGGCAGCGGCATCGGCAAGGCGATCGCGCTGGCGCTTGCCGCCGACGGCCATGTCGTCAGCCTCGCCGGGCGCCGCGCAGCACCGCTCGAAGCCGTGCGAGGGGAAATCGTCGCGTCTGGGGGCGAGGCACACGTTTGCGCCGGGTTTGACGTGACCGATCCGGAAGCGGTCGATCAAGGCATCGCGGCTGCGATTGCGAAGAGCGGAGACATCGCCGTTCTCGTCAACTGTGCCGGCGAAGCGCCGTCGGCGCCGTTCGAGAAGACCGACTTCGCGCTTTGGCAGCGTGTGCTCTCCATCAATCTGACGGGCGTCTATCTTGTCACGCAAGCAGCCCTTGCCTCGGTGCGCCGCGCCGGTAACGGCCGAATCGTCAATGTCGCAAGCACCGCGGGCCTTACCGGCTACGCCTACGTTTCCGCCTATTGCGCATCGAAGCACGGGGTCGTCGGCCTGACGCGGGCGCTGGCGCTCGAGTTGGCGCGAACCGACGTGACCGTCAATGCCGTCTGCCCGGGCTTCACCGACACACCGCTGATCGATGGCGCGCTTGATACGATCAGCGAAAAGACCGGCCGCTCGCGCGAGGAAGCGCGCGCCAGCCTCGCGCGCTCCAATCCGCAAGGGCGCCTGGTGACACCAGAAGAGGTCGCTCACACCGTCTCCTGGCTGGTGTCGGAACGAGCGACCGCAATCACCGGACAAGCGGTCGCCGTTGCCGGCGGCGAAGTTCTCGGAGGATAG
- a CDS encoding enoyl-CoA hydratase family protein, with the protein MTNPMQAKKRAFRDHRAKHFLFETDADGRVATITLNRPEKKNPLTFESYEELCDLFRSLARASDVRAVVLTGAGDNFSSGGDVFEIIEPLTHMSMPDLLDFTRMTGELVRQIRACPQPVVAAVDGICAGAGAILTMASDFRLATPEAKTAFLFTRVGLAGADMGACGILPRIIGQGRAAELLFTGRVMTATEGHAWGFYNALHERPSLLAEAQKFARTIADGPWFAHAMTKKMLDQEWAMGIDQLIEAEAQAQAICMATGDFRRAFEAFAAKAKPEFKGN; encoded by the coding sequence ATGACAAACCCGATGCAGGCCAAGAAGCGCGCCTTTAGGGATCATAGGGCCAAGCACTTCCTGTTTGAAACGGACGCCGACGGCCGGGTCGCGACGATAACGCTCAATCGTCCGGAAAAGAAGAACCCGCTGACCTTCGAAAGCTACGAGGAGCTTTGCGATCTCTTCCGGTCGCTTGCCCGCGCCAGCGACGTGCGCGCCGTGGTACTGACCGGCGCCGGCGACAACTTCTCCTCCGGCGGAGATGTCTTCGAGATCATCGAGCCACTGACGCACATGTCGATGCCCGATCTGCTCGATTTCACCCGCATGACCGGCGAACTGGTTCGCCAGATCCGCGCCTGCCCGCAGCCCGTCGTCGCCGCCGTCGACGGCATCTGCGCCGGTGCCGGCGCCATCCTGACAATGGCCTCGGATTTCCGTCTGGCAACGCCGGAAGCAAAGACGGCGTTTCTTTTCACCCGCGTCGGGCTCGCCGGTGCCGACATGGGCGCCTGCGGCATTCTTCCTCGCATCATCGGCCAGGGCCGCGCAGCCGAGCTGCTTTTTACCGGCCGGGTGATGACCGCAACCGAAGGCCATGCCTGGGGCTTCTACAATGCTCTGCACGAGCGTCCGTCGCTGCTGGCCGAGGCGCAGAAGTTCGCACGGACCATCGCCGACGGTCCCTGGTTCGCCCATGCGATGACCAAGAAGATGCTCGACCAGGAATGGGCGATGGGCATCGACCAGCTGATTGAAGCGGAAGCCCAGGCCCAGGCGATCTGCATGGCGACCGGCGATTTCCGCCGTGCCTTCGAGGCCTTCGCCGCAAAGGCAAAGCCGGAATTCAAGGGGAACTGA
- a CDS encoding acyl-CoA dehydrogenase family protein: MGSHETALRQPTRDHLDWPFFDDSHRYLAAELDGFVARGGLGEIDHSEVDAACKHLVAALGAAGTLRHCVPKAFGGASDEIDSRSLCLIRETLAYADGLADFAFAMQGLGTGAISLSGSEALKQAVLPKVAGGEWISAFALSEPDAGSDVAAMACAARRDGDHFVLDGEKTWISNGGIADVYTVFARTGEAPGTRGISAFVVFADTPGFTIAERIETIAPHPLARLRFDNCRIPESQLLGSPGEGFKIAMRTLDIFRPSVAAAAIGFARRALDEAVSHARNRKMFGATLADLPTAQSTLGEMATAIDAAALLTCRTAWQRDVQKRPTTREAAMAKMTATENAQWVIDQALQLFGGRGVRVGEITERLYREIRALRIYEGATEVQKLIIGRELMKGTGR; this comes from the coding sequence ATGGGTTCCCACGAGACGGCCCTGCGGCAGCCGACCCGCGACCATCTTGATTGGCCGTTCTTCGACGACAGCCACCGTTACCTTGCCGCTGAGCTGGATGGCTTCGTAGCCCGTGGCGGGCTCGGCGAAATCGATCACTCTGAAGTCGATGCCGCCTGCAAACATCTGGTAGCAGCGCTCGGCGCTGCAGGCACGCTTCGCCATTGCGTGCCGAAGGCATTCGGCGGTGCCAGCGACGAGATCGACAGCCGATCGCTGTGCCTCATCCGCGAGACGCTTGCCTATGCGGACGGCCTTGCCGACTTCGCCTTCGCCATGCAGGGGCTCGGCACCGGCGCGATCAGCCTTTCCGGGTCCGAGGCGCTGAAGCAGGCAGTTCTGCCAAAGGTCGCCGGCGGAGAGTGGATCTCCGCCTTTGCGCTTTCCGAACCCGATGCGGGATCGGATGTTGCGGCGATGGCCTGTGCGGCGCGCCGCGATGGCGACCATTTCGTGCTCGACGGCGAAAAGACCTGGATTTCGAACGGCGGCATCGCCGACGTCTACACGGTATTCGCCCGCACCGGCGAGGCGCCGGGTACCCGCGGCATTTCCGCCTTCGTGGTTTTCGCCGACACACCAGGCTTCACGATCGCCGAACGCATCGAGACGATAGCCCCCCATCCGCTCGCCCGGCTTCGCTTCGACAATTGCCGCATCCCGGAGTCGCAGCTTCTTGGGTCCCCCGGCGAAGGTTTCAAGATCGCCATGCGCACGCTCGACATCTTCCGACCGTCCGTCGCTGCCGCCGCGATCGGCTTTGCCCGTCGCGCCCTCGACGAAGCGGTGTCCCATGCGAGGAACCGCAAGATGTTCGGCGCGACGCTTGCCGACCTGCCGACGGCACAAAGCACGCTCGGCGAGATGGCAACGGCGATCGACGCTGCCGCGCTGCTGACCTGCCGTACCGCATGGCAGCGCGACGTGCAGAAGCGGCCGACCACGCGGGAAGCAGCCATGGCGAAGATGACGGCGACGGAGAACGCGCAATGGGTCATCGACCAGGCGCTGCAGCTCTTCGGCGGCCGCGGCGTGCGCGTCGGCGAAATCACCGAGCGGCTCTATCGCGAGATCCGGGCACTGCGGATCTACGAGGGCGCGACTGAAGTTCAAAAGCTCATCATCGGCCGCGAGCTGATGAAGGGCACGGGACGATAA